The genomic region AAAGGCGGGATCCAGGCCCTCCATGCAGTGTTCACCGAGTCTCTCCGGGTCCGAAGTGACGAGGTAGCGGGCGGGGATTATCACGTCCGTATCCACGTCATC from Thermovirga sp. harbors:
- the leuD gene encoding 3-isopropylmalate dehydratase small subunit (catalyzes the isomerization between 2-isopropylmalate and 3-isopropylmalate in leucine biosynthesis) yields the protein MIRGKAWVFGDDVDTDVIIPARYLVTSDPERLGEHCMEGLDPAF